GGCCCGAGGCAAGCTGTGGTCCCGTCTGTGCCATCATGCTGGAGTGCGTCCAGGGCGAGGGCGGCGTCTGGCCGGCCGACCCCGAGTATCTGCAGGGAGCCGCTCGCCTCTGCGAGGAGCGGGGTCTCGTGCTCATCGTGGACGAGGTGCAGACCGGCGTCTTTCGCTGCGGCGCGCCCTTCTCGTACCAGCTCGCGGGCATCGTGCCGGACATCGTGAGCATGGCCAAGGGCATCGCGGGGGGCTTTCCCATGGGCGCCTTCTCCGCGCACGGAGAGGTCGCCGACCTGCTCGGGCCGGGAGACCACGGCTCCACCTTCGGCGGCAACCCGCTTGCCTGCGCCGTGGGCCGCGCCACGATGGAGACGCTCGTTGCGGAGGGCATAGGCGAGCACGTCATCGAGGTGGGAGCACAGCTTGCCGAGAGGCTCGCGGCGCTGCCGCACGTCACTGAGGTGCGTGGGCGCGGCCTCATGCGCGGCGCCCAGCTCGACGCGCCCATGGCGCGAAGCCTCGTCGAGCAGGGCCTGCGCGCGGGTCTCGTGCTTAACTGCGTGGGCGACTCGACCCTGCGCTTTTTGCCGCCGCTTGTCGTGACGGCAGGGCAGGTCGATGCCATGGCCGAGCGCCTGGCCAAGCTTATGGGGCAGGTGGCGTAGGGGCGCTGGCCGGGCGGGTCATCAAAGGTCATTGAGGGCAGCGAATGGATCATCGGAAGACGCGGCAAAGCGCCGGAGACAGGGGCGTCGCATCCCGTTCCAGTGTCCTCATCCATCAAGTGACGCTATGCTATCTGATATCAAGTATGGTGGAGAAAGGTGCTGTCAGTGGCAGATAGGATAATCCAAACGGCAGATTTGACTACGATCGAGAACAACCTGACTTCAATGCGTCGTGCAATTGAGCAGGTTGACGATTCCGTCGCTAACGTTAACCGTCAAATGAATGGCGTCGAGGTTCGGCTTGACGCGCTAGCAAGCGACTTCCGAGACTATGTCAATAATGAAATGCGACGTTGGGAACTTGAACACGCAACTACAAAGCTTAATAATATCAGACAGCAGCTTGCTGTAAAGTTTGGGCATTACTCGGAGGTGAGACGAACCACTACAGGAATACTCCAGGCAACCGATCTCGGTATTGTCAGGAATGCAACGATTACCAAAGCCTCCGAGGACCTTATGCTGAAGTGTCCCGAGTATTGGCTTGCTCCTTGTCTTGTGGCGCTCGCAGCGTGGATCAATGATGAGAAGGACATTGCCAAAAAGGCGCTCAAGGAGGCCATCCATCGCAATGATGAGAAGGCATCTCTGCTATTTGGGCTCATTTGCCGTCGTGCCAATAGGCAAGGGCCCGCACTCGAGTGGGTGAGGCGGTATCTTGCCAACCAAGATCCCGAAGGACTTGGTAGGGAAGCCATCATCATACTTGATGCGTATGCCACAGGTCTCTTCTCGGCCGATTCTGAGGGAGCGATCGCAGGCCAACTCAATGATTGGTGTGATCTGCTCGCCTCCCGTCCGGGGTTTCTTGAGGAGCAGACCAGCCGTTGGAAGACTGCCCTTAAAGACAAGCGCAAGCCTGTCGATCCAACCAAGTACCCTTACCTTCGCAAGTACTCGCACACATGGCCTATCCTCGAGGATATTCTTGAGGGAGCAATGGCTCATCAGTATATTCTAGCATATTTTAAGGATATCTTTGCACAGCAGCCCTCACAGGATGTCGTGAGGAAGCAACTTGACGATATTCTAACTACTCTTGTCTCTGAGTTCGATGACGAAGAGCTTCCGCTCAAGCGCGAAGAGCGTCTTTGTGAGTTGATTATCGAACACGAGGGCGATACCCAAGAGGCGCAGATATTGGCGGATCACGAGAAGACCTCCATGGAGGAGCAACGTGATTTTACCCAACTACTGACCGATGCAGCGATGTATCCCGATATCTCGCGCTCAAGTGTCTCGTCTCAGCAGTTTGCAGTGGCGTATTCACGCGAATGGATTTGCAATGGCTACAATGATATGGTTGCCGAGAATCGCATGAAGATTCCAAACGACATCGAAATTAACATCGACAGCTTCAATGCTGTCACTTCCGCTGGCACAGATGAGGAAAACCTCGTCAAGGCCTTTGATGAGCTGGTCGAGTCAGAGCGCAGTGCTGAGTTAGATAAGACCGTGCTTACGCCCTTTGAGCAAAACTGCCACTATGCTGGTATCGCATGCATCGCTTTCGGTCTTATTGCTCTTGC
The DNA window shown above is from Olsenella sp. oral taxon 807 and carries:
- a CDS encoding aspartate aminotransferase family protein, with amino-acid sequence MYEFDTHADFIAGDERYLMHSYARLPVKFVRGSGCVLTDSEGRDYLDFLGGIGVVCLGHCHPRLVDALKGQAERLWQVGNYFHVENRSELAAALSRLLGATTDEEGHVTGSTGQTWRTFFANSGAEANEGAIKLARRWGERRLGGATGIVTAKRSFHGRTLATLAATGQDVFHKSFAPMPAGFMSAELNDLAALEEAIARPEASCGPVCAIMLECVQGEGGVWPADPEYLQGAARLCEERGLVLIVDEVQTGVFRCGAPFSYQLAGIVPDIVSMAKGIAGGFPMGAFSAHGEVADLLGPGDHGSTFGGNPLACAVGRATMETLVAEGIGEHVIEVGAQLAERLAALPHVTEVRGRGLMRGAQLDAPMARSLVEQGLRAGLVLNCVGDSTLRFLPPLVVTAGQVDAMAERLAKLMGQVA